The Nitrogeniibacter aestuarii genome has a window encoding:
- the ilvA gene encoding threonine ammonia-lyase, biosynthetic has protein sequence MSSSAPDYLERILNAQVYDVAIETPLDYAASLSGRIGNRIYFKREDLQPVFSFKLRGAYNKMSKLSPEALSRGVICASAGNHAQGLALSAQKMGVRAVIVMPTTTPLIKVDAVRRRGGEVVLAGESYSDAYLHAKELEQAEGLTFVHPYDDPEVIAGQGTIGMEILRQHAKPIHAIFCCVGGGGLIAGIAAYVKRVRPDIKVIGVEATDADAMTQSLAKGERVELEQVGLFADGAAVKLVGEETFRLCRQYVDEMIRVDNDAICAAIKDVFEDTRSILEPAGALAVAGAKAYAAREGLRDEALVAVASGANMNFDRLRFVAERAEVGEQREAVLAVTIPEKPGSFRHFCELLGSRNITEFNYRYADSADAHIFVGVGVLNRSESRALVEMLTREGLPCFDMTDDEMAKSHVRYMVGGHAPQAKDERLFRFIFPERPGALMNFLDTLRSDWNISLFHYRNHGSDFGRVLVGMQVPEADRERFKTFLDKLAYEYTEETGNPVYKMFLG, from the coding sequence ATGAGCTCTTCTGCGCCCGACTATCTCGAACGTATCCTCAATGCGCAGGTGTACGACGTGGCCATCGAAACGCCACTGGACTACGCCGCCAGCCTGTCGGGGCGCATCGGCAACCGGATTTACTTCAAGCGCGAAGACCTGCAGCCGGTGTTCAGCTTCAAGTTGCGTGGCGCCTACAACAAGATGAGCAAGCTGTCGCCCGAGGCTCTGTCCCGCGGCGTGATCTGCGCGTCGGCCGGCAACCATGCCCAGGGCCTGGCGCTATCGGCGCAGAAGATGGGCGTGCGCGCGGTCATCGTCATGCCCACGACCACCCCGCTGATCAAGGTGGACGCGGTGCGTCGTCGCGGTGGCGAGGTGGTGCTGGCCGGTGAGAGCTATTCCGATGCCTATCTGCACGCCAAGGAACTGGAGCAGGCCGAGGGGCTGACCTTCGTGCATCCCTACGACGACCCTGAGGTGATCGCGGGTCAGGGCACCATCGGCATGGAAATCCTGCGCCAGCATGCCAAGCCCATTCATGCCATCTTCTGCTGTGTGGGCGGTGGTGGGCTGATCGCGGGCATTGCGGCCTACGTGAAGCGGGTGCGTCCGGACATCAAGGTGATCGGGGTCGAGGCCACCGACGCGGACGCCATGACCCAGTCACTGGCCAAGGGTGAGCGGGTCGAGCTTGAGCAGGTGGGCCTGTTTGCCGACGGTGCGGCGGTGAAGCTGGTGGGCGAGGAGACCTTCCGGCTGTGCCGGCAGTATGTGGACGAGATGATCCGTGTGGACAACGACGCCATCTGCGCCGCCATCAAGGACGTGTTCGAAGATACCCGCTCCATTCTCGAGCCGGCCGGCGCGCTGGCGGTGGCCGGTGCCAAGGCCTATGCGGCCCGTGAGGGCCTGCGTGACGAGGCGCTGGTGGCGGTGGCTTCCGGCGCCAACATGAATTTCGACCGCCTGCGCTTCGTGGCCGAGCGCGCCGAGGTGGGTGAGCAGCGCGAAGCGGTGCTGGCGGTGACCATCCCGGAAAAGCCCGGTTCCTTCCGTCATTTCTGCGAGCTGCTGGGCAGCCGGAACATCACCGAATTCAACTACCGGTACGCCGACAGTGCCGATGCCCACATTTTTGTCGGTGTCGGGGTGCTGAACCGCAGCGAGTCGCGGGCGCTGGTCGAGATGCTCACGCGGGAAGGCCTGCCGTGCTTCGACATGACCGACGACGAAATGGCCAAGAGCCATGTGCGCTACATGGTGGGCGGCCATGCGCCGCAGGCGAAGGATGAGCGCTTGTTCCGCTTCATTTTCCCCGAGCGGCCCGGGGCGCTGATGAATTTCCTCGACACCTTGCGCTCGGACTGGAACATCAGCCTGTTCCATTACCGCAACCACGGTTCCGACTTCGGTCGGGTGCTGGTGGGCATGCAGGTGCCGGAGGCCGATCGCGAGCGCTTCAAGACCTTCCTCGACAAGCTCGCCTACGAGTACACCGAAGAGACGGGGAACCCGGTCTACAAGATGTTCCTGGGCTGA
- a CDS encoding c-type cytochrome: MNKRVVPIIALAFALAGCSVEVEDTGPGQPVAHRRAAFKEILKVFEPMGVMLRTDTYEPQRFARLANALEHLRDGPWPYFQPDTNYPPTKAKAAVWSDQAAFEEDRKAFFKATDHLIEVAGTPDKNVAKTAYKAVEDACYACHKEFKNR; the protein is encoded by the coding sequence ATGAACAAGCGCGTCGTTCCGATCATTGCCCTGGCCTTCGCGCTGGCCGGGTGTAGCGTCGAGGTCGAGGACACGGGCCCGGGCCAGCCGGTGGCTCATCGTCGGGCTGCGTTCAAGGAAATCCTCAAGGTGTTCGAGCCCATGGGGGTGATGCTGCGCACCGATACCTATGAGCCGCAGCGTTTTGCCCGACTGGCCAACGCACTTGAACACCTGCGCGACGGGCCATGGCCGTATTTTCAGCCGGATACCAATTACCCGCCCACCAAGGCCAAAGCGGCCGTATGGTCAGATCAGGCGGCCTTTGAAGAAGATCGCAAGGCGTTTTTCAAGGCCACTGACCACCTGATCGAGGTCGCCGGCACACCCGACAAGAACGTGGCAAAAACAGCGTACAAAGCGGTCGAGGATGCGTGCTACGCCTGCCACAAGGAATTCAAGAACCGCTAA
- a CDS encoding DUF6916 family protein, which produces MDTNLTLDVFLPLVNTSIPIESAGGMGGEVRLIEAKPLGPAPDEGQSGPFVLVFLAPADADVQQGMLRLRHETLGALDLFVVPARRTEEGVCLEAIFN; this is translated from the coding sequence ATGGACACGAACCTCACGCTCGATGTGTTTCTTCCGCTGGTGAACACGTCCATCCCCATCGAATCCGCAGGCGGCATGGGCGGCGAGGTCAGACTGATCGAAGCCAAACCCCTAGGACCGGCTCCTGACGAAGGGCAAAGCGGCCCGTTCGTACTGGTCTTTCTCGCCCCTGCCGATGCTGACGTCCAGCAAGGCATGCTGCGCTTGAGACACGAAACGCTCGGTGCGCTCGATCTTTTTGTCGTGCCTGCCCGCCGGACCGAAGAAGGCGTCTGTCTGGAGGCCATCTTCAACTGA
- a CDS encoding aspartyl/asparaginyl beta-hydroxylase domain-containing protein yields the protein MIDTHLSSTVPPDTSFSQAVAMRLPVHIDGPALAADLVRLADHGWTPHFNTGLYSGHWSVLPLRASEDAAHEVERAHNAPTSTRFIDLPVLEACPGMRAFLASLACEVRAARLLRLGAGAQIAPHRDHALGLAYGEVRLHVPVQTQPEVDFRVEGARVVMAVGELWYIDASREHQVSNPGDQDRIHLVVDCIVNDWLVERFRQAAWIEGAHPEPESPAGEAAPADLAWPVIGPTPDAALPKILAFLDEIGIPVTERELTGRTFLPGIAIEAGALCVDRTRLQHPGDLLHEAGHLAVMPPAVRASASALCADPAEEMMAIAWSWAALTYLDLPPGIVFHDTGYKGDAAWLVETFTAGEPLALPMLQWLGMTADTVQAPALGVPPFPHMIKWLRTADEAGCG from the coding sequence TTGATCGACACGCATCTGTCATCGACAGTACCGCCAGATACGTCTTTCTCGCAGGCCGTCGCCATGCGTCTGCCCGTCCACATCGATGGGCCGGCACTCGCGGCCGATCTGGTGCGTCTGGCCGACCATGGCTGGACCCCCCATTTCAATACCGGTCTCTATTCCGGGCACTGGAGCGTGCTGCCCTTGCGTGCGTCCGAAGATGCCGCGCACGAGGTCGAGCGCGCGCACAACGCGCCGACGTCCACCCGCTTCATCGACCTGCCTGTCCTCGAAGCATGTCCGGGCATGCGAGCATTTCTGGCCTCGCTGGCCTGTGAGGTGCGAGCGGCCCGGCTGCTGCGACTGGGCGCCGGTGCGCAGATTGCGCCTCATCGGGATCATGCCCTGGGGCTTGCCTACGGCGAGGTCCGGCTGCATGTGCCGGTCCAGACTCAGCCGGAAGTCGATTTCAGGGTCGAGGGCGCCCGGGTCGTGATGGCCGTGGGTGAGCTGTGGTACATCGACGCCAGCCGGGAGCATCAGGTGAGCAACCCTGGTGATCAGGACCGGATTCACCTCGTGGTCGACTGCATCGTCAACGACTGGCTCGTTGAGCGTTTCCGGCAGGCGGCGTGGATCGAAGGCGCTCATCCCGAGCCGGAATCGCCTGCCGGTGAAGCGGCCCCGGCAGACCTTGCCTGGCCCGTCATCGGACCGACGCCGGATGCAGCACTGCCGAAAATACTGGCGTTTCTCGATGAGATCGGTATCCCCGTCACCGAGCGCGAACTGACCGGGCGCACCTTCTTGCCGGGCATCGCCATCGAGGCCGGCGCGCTGTGTGTGGATCGCACCCGGCTGCAGCACCCGGGCGACCTCCTGCACGAAGCCGGGCACCTGGCCGTGATGCCACCGGCGGTGCGTGCCTCCGCCAGCGCGCTGTGTGCCGATCCGGCTGAAGAGATGATGGCGATCGCCTGGTCATGGGCGGCCCTGACCTATCTGGACTTGCCACCCGGCATCGTATTTCACGATACCGGTTACAAGGGCGACGCGGCGTGGCTGGTCGAGACCTTCACCGCGGGTGAGCCTCTGGCGTTGCCCATGTTGCAGTGGCTCGGGATGACCGCCGATACGGTGCAGGCACCGGCGCTCGGTGTTCCACCGTTTCCTCACATGATCAAATGGCTGCGTACGGCCGACGAGGCCGGGTGTGGCTGA
- a CDS encoding GNAT family N-acetyltransferase, producing MADAGVLLRPMCDDDLAVVQAIFSDCRAGPFRAAGLPEIMIDTLMAQQCAAQHEQYRRLFPGASYDLVERAGEVIGYLFALRGPDRHVLIDIALRPDCSGMGIGSALVAALLAQASAAGQKVSAHVVRDGRAWTLWQRMGFRVVGDDGVHYAIEWSPES from the coding sequence GTGGCTGACGCTGGAGTACTGCTTCGACCGATGTGCGACGACGACCTGGCCGTGGTTCAGGCGATCTTTTCCGACTGTCGCGCCGGTCCGTTCCGTGCGGCCGGACTGCCCGAGATCATGATCGACACGCTCATGGCGCAACAATGTGCGGCCCAGCACGAGCAGTATCGGCGCCTGTTTCCGGGCGCGTCCTATGATCTGGTGGAGCGTGCCGGAGAGGTCATCGGCTATCTGTTTGCGCTGCGCGGACCGGATCGCCACGTCCTGATCGACATTGCCCTGCGGCCTGACTGCTCGGGGATGGGGATCGGATCGGCGCTGGTTGCCGCGCTTCTGGCCCAGGCCAGCGCCGCGGGACAAAAGGTCAGCGCCCATGTCGTCCGGGATGGACGTGCATGGACGCTGTGGCAGCGGATGGGGTTTCGGGTGGTTGGCGACGATGGCGTCCATTACGCCATCGAGTGGTCACCTGAAAGTTAG
- a CDS encoding phage tail protein, whose product MAEPFLGQIKMFGGNFAPRGYAFCDGTILPISQNQALFSLLGTTYGGDGRTTFALPDLRGRLPVHEGTGTGLTPRPLGAKGGAEAVTLNAAQLPAHSHAARCVTPAGNTNDAAAAVWADDAGVTSGTYSTATPNATMASSAISNAGGDQAHTNVQPFLCVNFIIALQGLFPSRN is encoded by the coding sequence ATGGCAGAACCCTTTCTCGGCCAGATCAAGATGTTCGGGGGCAATTTTGCCCCGCGCGGTTATGCATTTTGTGATGGCACCATCTTGCCGATTTCCCAGAACCAGGCACTGTTCTCCCTGCTGGGCACCACCTATGGGGGCGACGGTCGTACGACCTTCGCGCTGCCCGACCTGCGCGGTCGCCTGCCCGTCCACGAAGGCACGGGAACGGGCCTGACACCGCGCCCCCTGGGCGCGAAGGGCGGAGCAGAAGCGGTAACGCTGAACGCAGCCCAGCTGCCGGCACACAGTCACGCTGCGCGCTGCGTCACCCCGGCCGGCAACACCAACGACGCTGCGGCCGCCGTCTGGGCCGACGATGCAGGCGTCACGTCGGGCACCTACAGCACCGCCACACCGAACGCCACGATGGCATCGAGCGCTATTTCCAACGCAGGCGGGGATCAGGCGCACACCAATGTCCAGCCCTTCCTGTGCGTCAACTTCATCATTGCGCTGCAGGGCCTATTTCCGTCACGCAACTAA
- a CDS encoding DUF6916 family protein: MTQRREFLGGCAAGAVALMTPASLMAAGSAPKAATSALSRDAFDALTQSTFRCLSGSGQAIDLELTEVLHGPQSPKLDQFTLVLSRTSDSGAELAEGIYQLRHPNTDAMLVRLAPSDSTDRTYIAHFAVRA, from the coding sequence ATGACCCAACGACGCGAGTTTCTCGGCGGTTGCGCCGCCGGCGCCGTGGCGCTGATGACCCCGGCATCGCTCATGGCAGCGGGCAGTGCGCCCAAGGCGGCCACATCGGCGCTATCGCGCGACGCCTTCGATGCGCTCACCCAATCCACGTTTCGCTGCCTGTCCGGCAGTGGTCAGGCCATTGATCTCGAGCTGACGGAAGTGCTGCACGGGCCACAAAGCCCGAAGCTGGATCAATTCACCCTGGTGCTTTCCCGCACGTCTGACAGCGGCGCCGAACTGGCCGAAGGCATCTATCAACTGCGCCACCCGAACACCGACGCCATGCTGGTTCGCCTGGCGCCGTCGGATTCAACGGATCGCACCTACATCGCCCACTTCGCCGTGCGCGCCTGA
- a CDS encoding phage tail protein: MSEPFIGEITMFGGNFAPRGWAFCDGQLLPIAQNTALFSILGTTYGGDGRTTFALPDLRGRTPMHPGHGPGLSSRRLGQKGGSEAVTLTANEIPSHSHAANCVTPAGNTNDAAGAVWADDAGVSSGTYSTATPNATMAAGAIGNAGGGQAHDNMQPFQCVNFIIALFGIFPSRN; this comes from the coding sequence ATGTCTGAACCCTTCATCGGCGAAATCACCATGTTCGGCGGCAATTTCGCGCCACGTGGCTGGGCCTTCTGCGACGGCCAGCTGCTGCCGATCGCCCAGAACACCGCCCTGTTTTCCATTCTGGGCACCACGTATGGCGGTGACGGTCGCACCACCTTCGCCCTGCCAGATCTACGAGGGCGAACGCCCATGCATCCCGGCCATGGCCCCGGACTGTCGTCTCGTCGATTGGGCCAGAAAGGCGGCTCGGAAGCGGTCACGCTCACGGCCAACGAGATCCCCTCGCATTCGCACGCAGCCAATTGCGTGACGCCGGCCGGCAATACCAACGACGCCGCCGGCGCCGTCTGGGCGGATGACGCGGGCGTGTCCTCCGGCACCTACAGCACCGCAACGCCCAACGCCACCATGGCCGCCGGAGCCATCGGCAATGCTGGCGGCGGACAGGCGCATGACAACATGCAGCCGTTCCAGTGCGTCAACTTCATCATCGCGCTGTTCGGCATCTTCCCGTCCAGGAACTGA
- a CDS encoding PEP-CTERM sorting domain-containing protein: MKHVFGTIATSACLLAAPAAQAALITSSLGNTASGFLDGDIPSLFAISPVQSGQAAPFDAALGNEAGLAGSNAAGSWTHTFGAISDPIVSASLEIGLIDHDSQASGDQVALFSVDGVALTTEMNLLLEGHGGATAEFNTYTIDLTALAASFADGSADITLNLQGPGLTPCLFGCTTPVVETTFNAAYYIFATLTIQTRDTPPPPNGVPEPTSLALLGLGMGALAWRRKHRTA; encoded by the coding sequence ATGAAGCACGTATTCGGCACCATCGCCACGTCCGCCTGTCTCCTGGCCGCCCCGGCCGCTCAGGCCGCCCTCATTACTTCCTCACTGGGAAACACGGCATCCGGCTTCCTTGACGGGGACATCCCTTCATTGTTCGCCATCTCGCCAGTGCAGTCCGGTCAGGCCGCACCGTTCGACGCGGCTTTGGGCAACGAAGCAGGCCTCGCCGGCAGTAACGCGGCAGGGAGCTGGACGCATACGTTCGGCGCGATTTCGGACCCGATCGTCTCTGCCTCGCTGGAAATCGGCCTGATCGATCACGACTCCCAGGCCAGCGGGGATCAGGTCGCCCTGTTCAGTGTGGACGGTGTCGCGCTGACCACGGAGATGAATCTGCTACTCGAAGGTCATGGCGGCGCCACGGCCGAATTCAACACCTACACCATCGATCTCACCGCTCTTGCCGCCTCTTTTGCCGATGGCAGTGCAGATATCACGCTGAACCTTCAGGGCCCCGGCCTGACGCCCTGTCTGTTCGGCTGTACCACCCCCGTGGTCGAAACCACGTTCAACGCCGCGTACTACATCTTCGCCACCCTCACCATCCAGACCCGCGACACGCCCCCGCCCCCCAACGGCGTTCCCGAGCCGACCAGCCTCGCGCTGCTGGGTCTTGGCATGGGCGCACTGGCCTGGCGCCGCAAGCACCGCACGGCCTGA
- a CDS encoding HEAT repeat domain-containing protein, which translates to MVSKHTRRRLWLLVLAWLPLASWAGVGDIRIDLRADRVSVEAHGVTRTEVLQALAERTGAELRLRGETGSEVRDWLLHEHSVADAVRRLARPLDVMVLFGDQGRVSRIYLIGGQQPTRTQAQGPRDSTPRALPTSGTLRGTDHWQAPPAPDSDTLMRRHEIAGLGIDGNAERLPELSSALSDPDIGVRLEALRALGQVDSDEAIRLVAQVAMGGAAVERRAAIDVLAGSTRPIADMFLSRIHPGRAD; encoded by the coding sequence ATGGTGTCAAAGCACACCCGACGCAGGCTCTGGCTCCTTGTCCTGGCGTGGTTGCCTCTCGCGTCCTGGGCGGGTGTCGGCGATATTCGCATCGACCTGCGGGCCGATCGCGTCAGTGTCGAGGCCCACGGGGTGACGCGCACCGAGGTGCTGCAGGCACTGGCCGAGCGGACGGGGGCCGAACTACGCCTTCGCGGGGAGACAGGCAGCGAGGTTCGTGACTGGCTGCTGCATGAGCACTCTGTGGCCGATGCAGTGCGTCGGCTCGCGCGCCCGCTGGATGTCATGGTGTTGTTTGGCGATCAGGGGCGTGTGAGCCGGATCTACCTGATTGGTGGCCAGCAGCCGACACGGACCCAGGCCCAGGGCCCGAGGGACTCAACGCCGCGTGCCCTGCCAACGAGCGGCACTTTGCGAGGCACCGACCATTGGCAGGCGCCGCCTGCGCCCGATTCGGACACCCTGATGCGACGTCACGAGATTGCTGGCCTGGGCATCGATGGCAACGCCGAGCGCCTTCCCGAACTCAGCTCGGCGCTCAGCGATCCCGATATCGGGGTTCGGCTCGAAGCGCTGCGCGCGCTCGGGCAGGTTGACTCGGACGAGGCGATTCGATTGGTGGCACAGGTGGCCATGGGCGGCGCTGCGGTTGAGCGCCGCGCCGCCATTGACGTGCTTGCCGGCAGCACCCGGCCGATAGCGGACATGTTCCTGTCCAGGATCCACCCCGGGCGGGCAGATTAG
- a CDS encoding 5-formyltetrahydrofolate cyclo-ligase — protein sequence MDEQRKALRNAAITQREALTDDAREQANIAILDALGPLLSQHAPRVLGFCWPYRGEPDLTGFIAGWLMIDPARRAALPVVIAPGAPMIFREWTTGSEMIPDRHGIPMPATGDTLVPDVILVPLNAFDSAGYRLGYGGGYFDRTLASLTPPPITIGIGYEVGRVDTTHPQPHDHPMDWIVTEAGIQHTAGAR from the coding sequence ATGGACGAGCAGCGAAAAGCGCTTCGTAACGCAGCCATTACGCAGCGCGAAGCCCTCACCGACGACGCGCGGGAACAGGCGAACATCGCCATCCTCGACGCGCTTGGCCCCCTGCTATCCCAGCATGCCCCCCGCGTGCTTGGATTTTGCTGGCCCTATCGCGGCGAACCCGACCTGACCGGCTTCATTGCCGGTTGGCTGATGATCGACCCGGCCCGTCGCGCAGCGCTGCCCGTGGTCATTGCCCCGGGCGCCCCCATGATCTTTCGTGAGTGGACAACCGGTAGCGAAATGATTCCCGACCGGCACGGGATTCCGATGCCGGCGACCGGCGACACACTCGTTCCGGACGTCATTCTGGTGCCGCTCAATGCCTTCGACAGCGCCGGTTACCGACTGGGTTATGGTGGCGGGTATTTCGACCGCACCCTGGCGAGCCTGACGCCCCCGCCGATCACCATCGGTATCGGCTACGAGGTCGGTCGCGTCGACACCACCCACCCACAGCCCCATGACCATCCGATGGACTGGATCGTGACCGAAGCGGGCATTCAGCACACAGCCGGTGCACGCTGA
- a CDS encoding lytic transglycosylase domain-containing protein, with protein sequence MTSASSGQPVRAPGAPWWRFGSAFSCLVHPFLGLAMASLASLSLAQSALPTGDERILAAREALQKGDRNLLDQLAVTSSPHILERYVDYWRLHNVLARRDAPDAREIEAFLSRYAGSVLAERLRAAWLERLARDDNWIGFIGAWGGLEAPSDDMRCLHWQARLKIGDRGGLDDALKEWNSLSWRADHCDTVIGLLAQQGRLDEDELWQRFRTQMSPRTVRGAEQTLAWLPAADMPDPAELKLILKDPDRYLAKVRPGFERSRTDREMVLAAIGRLARSDPKTAYMRFVRLSERLKPEERAYGYVILGWRGAQDHLPQALDWFRAAGRKARMTEEQYEWYVRAALRQRDWKWVRTAILDMPEVQRSQSVWTYWLARAEQALGDRDAATALLKRIPVGPDYYELLAQDELGHPFAPPPPAKPIPAQVMADAQSDPDLRRALALFRLDLYTEGVREWNWRLRKADPTFKVAAARVALKHEVFDRAINTAEVASKDGEYELRFITPYRDLIEPQARAQGLDLAWVYGLMRQESRFVHRAASRVGAQGLMQVMPATGKWVAKKIGMSDYSRDKLAEPETNVMLGTSYMRIVLDDLEDHPVLASAGYNAGPGRAKRWRDSRTIDAAIYIETIPFDETRHYVKQVMENAVVYAAMMEGKPQSIKTRLGVIDPG encoded by the coding sequence ATGACCTCTGCATCATCCGGCCAACCTGTCCGCGCGCCAGGGGCGCCGTGGTGGCGGTTCGGCTCCGCGTTTTCCTGTCTTGTCCACCCGTTCCTCGGGCTGGCCATGGCCAGTCTTGCCAGCCTGAGTCTGGCGCAATCGGCACTGCCGACCGGCGATGAGCGGATTCTGGCCGCACGCGAGGCCCTGCAGAAGGGCGACCGCAACCTGCTCGACCAGCTCGCGGTCACGAGCAGTCCGCACATTCTCGAGCGCTATGTCGATTATTGGCGACTGCACAACGTGCTGGCGCGCAGGGATGCGCCCGACGCCCGCGAGATCGAAGCCTTTCTGAGTCGTTACGCAGGCTCGGTGCTGGCCGAGCGGCTGCGCGCGGCCTGGCTGGAGCGCCTGGCGCGCGACGACAACTGGATCGGCTTCATTGGTGCTTGGGGCGGGCTGGAAGCCCCGTCGGACGACATGCGCTGCCTGCACTGGCAGGCACGTCTCAAGATCGGGGATCGCGGCGGGCTCGACGATGCACTCAAAGAATGGAACTCCCTCTCCTGGCGCGCCGATCACTGCGATACGGTGATTGGCCTGCTGGCCCAGCAGGGCCGCCTTGACGAGGACGAGCTGTGGCAGCGTTTTCGAACGCAGATGTCGCCGCGGACGGTGCGCGGCGCCGAACAGACGCTGGCCTGGCTGCCTGCGGCCGACATGCCCGACCCGGCCGAACTCAAGCTCATCCTGAAAGATCCGGACCGCTACCTTGCCAAGGTGCGCCCGGGCTTCGAGCGCTCGCGCACGGACCGGGAAATGGTGCTGGCGGCCATCGGACGCCTGGCGCGCAGTGACCCCAAGACGGCGTACATGCGTTTCGTGCGCCTGTCGGAGCGACTCAAGCCCGAGGAGCGGGCCTATGGTTATGTGATCCTCGGCTGGCGTGGCGCGCAGGACCACCTGCCCCAGGCGCTCGACTGGTTTCGCGCGGCAGGGCGCAAAGCCAGGATGACCGAGGAACAGTACGAATGGTATGTGCGTGCTGCCTTGCGCCAGCGCGACTGGAAGTGGGTACGCACCGCCATCCTTGACATGCCCGAGGTGCAGCGCAGCCAGAGCGTGTGGACCTACTGGCTGGCGCGTGCCGAGCAGGCCCTGGGGGATCGAGACGCCGCCACGGCGCTGCTCAAGCGTATTCCGGTCGGGCCTGATTACTACGAATTGCTTGCACAGGACGAACTCGGCCACCCGTTCGCGCCACCGCCACCGGCAAAGCCGATTCCTGCTCAGGTGATGGCGGACGCCCAGTCGGATCCTGACCTCCGACGCGCCTTGGCGCTGTTCCGGCTGGATCTGTATACCGAGGGCGTTCGCGAGTGGAACTGGCGTTTGCGCAAGGCGGACCCGACCTTCAAGGTGGCGGCGGCACGTGTGGCGCTCAAGCACGAGGTGTTCGACCGGGCCATCAACACCGCTGAAGTCGCCTCAAAGGACGGCGAGTACGAGTTGCGGTTCATCACGCCGTATCGCGATCTCATCGAACCCCAGGCGCGAGCCCAGGGGCTGGATCTGGCCTGGGTCTATGGCCTGATGCGCCAGGAGAGCCGGTTTGTGCATCGGGCCGCGTCGCGGGTGGGCGCCCAGGGCCTGATGCAGGTCATGCCGGCCACCGGCAAATGGGTGGCAAAGAAAATCGGCATGAGCGATTACTCCCGCGACAAGCTGGCCGAGCCGGAAACCAACGTGATGCTGGGGACCAGCTACATGCGCATCGTGCTGGACGATCTGGAAGATCATCCGGTGCTCGCCTCGGCCGGTTACAACGCCGGGCCCGGGCGTGCCAAGCGCTGGCGCGACAGCCGCACGATTGACGCTGCCATCTACATTGAAACCATTCCCTTCGACGAGACTCGACACTATGTGAAGCAGGTGATGGAAAACGCAGTGGTCTATGCGGCGATGATGGAAGGCAAGCCCCAGTCGATCAAGACGCGACTCGGCGTGATCGATCCGGGCTGA
- a CDS encoding complex I NDUFA9 subunit family protein, translating into MRQPGKVLLIGGSGFVGSAVAARLVADGWWVRIPTRRRTRARHLALLPTVDIQQADVFAPEALDRLMAGMDAVINLVGVLHSTPGTPYGPAFEKAHVQLPKLIGEACRRNGVKRVLQVSALGADINGPSEYQRSKAAGEAAIRNIRPELDWTLLRPSVIFGEGDSFLNLFARLVKLAPVMPLGGAHARFQPVWVEDVAEVVATCLQRSDSIRKTFDVAGPGTYSLAELVRFAAAQVGRKPIIVPIPEGAAMLQARLLELLPNPMMSRDNVRSMRVDNVTDGAPLPFGLTPHPVEAVVPEYLGGKPTRRRLIESRRRQPKGV; encoded by the coding sequence ATGAGGCAACCGGGCAAGGTGCTGCTCATCGGGGGCAGCGGTTTCGTGGGCAGTGCCGTGGCGGCACGGCTGGTGGCGGATGGCTGGTGGGTTCGTATCCCGACCCGGCGACGCACCCGCGCGCGACACCTGGCGCTGTTGCCCACGGTCGATATCCAGCAGGCCGACGTGTTCGCGCCCGAGGCACTCGATCGCCTCATGGCCGGCATGGATGCGGTCATCAATCTGGTGGGGGTGCTGCACTCGACGCCGGGTACGCCCTACGGCCCCGCTTTCGAAAAAGCCCATGTGCAACTCCCCAAGCTCATCGGCGAGGCCTGCCGGCGCAACGGGGTCAAGCGCGTGCTCCAGGTCAGCGCGCTGGGGGCCGATATCAATGGTCCATCGGAATACCAGCGCTCCAAGGCCGCGGGCGAGGCGGCGATTCGCAACATCCGTCCCGAACTCGACTGGACCCTCCTGCGCCCCTCGGTGATCTTTGGCGAGGGCGACAGTTTCCTCAATCTCTTCGCGCGGCTCGTCAAGCTGGCGCCGGTCATGCCGCTCGGGGGGGCGCATGCGCGCTTCCAGCCGGTGTGGGTGGAAGATGTTGCCGAGGTGGTCGCCACCTGCCTGCAGCGCTCCGACAGCATTCGCAAGACCTTTGACGTGGCCGGTCCGGGTACGTACTCCCTGGCCGAGCTCGTGCGTTTTGCCGCGGCGCAGGTGGGGCGCAAGCCGATCATCGTGCCCATACCGGAAGGCGCTGCCATGCTTCAGGCACGCCTGCTCGAGTTGTTACCCAATCCGATGATGAGTCGCGACAATGTGCGCTCCATGCGGGTCGATAACGTGACCGATGGCGCACCGCTGCCCTTCGGGCTGACGCCGCATCCGGTCGAAGCCGTCGTTCCGGAGTATCTTGGCGGCAAACCCACCCGTCGTCGCCTCATCGAATCGCGACGACGACAGCCCAAGGGCGTTTGA